CCCCTTTAAAGCGTTTTCATTTTTATTCATTATAACAGACATCTACAAATGATTACGAATTTTTTTCTGTATATTCTGAATTATTTCTTTGGAAATAATTCAGAATATACTAAGAAGAAATATACTAAAATTCCTTCTTACGATATATAAATACCGAAATAACAAAAGAAAAGATATATATGATAACGCCAAATATTGTATATAGAATTGAAACGTATACAGATAAATTTAAATTTGATATTGGAAATTGTTCTATTAGATAGCCAATTACACTTTGTAATCCAAAATAAGTAACAAGTCCCCCACATGCGCCCCCAATTGTAATAGCATCAGATTTTTCTGCTCCCAAAACATAGAGGAGTGGATAGGCTATCGCTCCGGCATTAAGAATGATGAACGTTCCTAAAGAAACACTCTTAAATATATCATTATCAATTGGTGTATCTGAAACGAAACTATGTACATAAAATATGCCACACGATAATAAAGTACCAATAATTACAACTAAAAAATAGAAAAGGTAATGACTTTGTACAATGTTATTTCTAGTAACCGGTAAAGTAAGTACATATTTTTCATAACCCGACTTACTCTCATACTTAATAACTTCAAGTGCAGGAATCGCAGCAAATAAGATAGTGAATGTAGCAATTAAACGGTACATTGAAGCATTACCAAAATAAAAAACAAATCCCGATCCTAATATCGCTATTCCCATGAACAGAAAGAAAGTTCGATACACTAGATAATAGTTTGTCAATAATAAACCTTTCATTTATTTTTCACTCCTTGTTAATAAGATACTCATTTCTTCTATCGAGATGGTTCTATGAGCAATACCACTTGGTAATTTATGTACATCTGATACGAGTACATTGAAATATGAACCATGTCCCCTTCTAGCCACAACTATATCTTTGTTAATTAAAGTTAGTTGTTCCTCATCAACATCTACAATGGCGTAACTGTCTAAAACCTTATCTTTTTCTTCGTTCAATAAAATTTCTCCATCTTTTATAATGACAAGATGGCTAGCTATTTTTTCTACATCACTCATAATATGAGAAGAAAGTAATATACCACCATTACTTTTACCTACAAAACTTTTTAATTCCTCTAACACCTCCTCCCTAGATGAAGGATCCAGACCTCCCGTCGCTTCATCTAGGATTAATAATTTTGCATTATGTGACAACGCAACAGCTATAGTTAGTTTCATTGACATTCCACGCGAGAATTTACCTACTTTCTCATTAGTAGGTAAAGAAAAAGTATTAACTAATCGATAAAAATTATCTTGATCCCAAGATTCAAACATCTTTTCAAAAACTTTGTTTAGTTGCTTTATTGTAAGATGAGCCGGTAGATTCATAGCATCAAATACGACTCCTATCTTTTCCTTAAGCTTGGCATCTTTATTTATATTTTCTTTACCAAATATTTTTACTGTACCACTATCTTTAGAAATTAGTTCTAGTACCGTTTTAAAGGTTGTTGATTTCCCTGCTCCATTGTCACCAATGAATCCAACAATTGATCCAGACGGCACATTGAAGGAAACATCTCTTAAAACAACTTTGTTTCCAAATGATTTGCTTAAATTTTCAATTTCTAGAAGATTTGACATCATTACACCCCTATCTTAACTTTTCATAAAAATATTTTTTCTCCTATTAAAAATTATCTACTTTTTCTCTCACTTTCTTTTTCAGTTTAAAAATAAAACGATTACTATATTCTTTATTTTCTACTAAAATTCGATACACCTCTAATACTCCTAACACACGAACAAAAAGATAAACTCCAATAGCAATAAGTACAACACAGTAAGGGTAATACTGCACTAATTCTCCTGAAGTGATATGTTTTTTCTCAAACAAAAACGGTATTGCGCCTGCGGCTATAAAACAAAATCCAACGATCATCACTGCTGCATACCTCTTCTTAAGAGTCGCATATCTCTTTGTCAATTCTTTTAGAAAGTTTTGATCAAATAGTAGTTCTTCCTTTTTCAATACATTGTATCGACTCTCTTCTATCGTTACAGGTACCATCATCGCTCCAATTCCAAGGACAGCAACAATAATGACAAGGAATGTCGACATTGTTGCATTTTCTTTAAATAATAAATACGGTATTGTAGATAAAATGAGTAAACTAAATCCTAGCGCTATATATTTAGAAATTTTTTGTCCATACACTACATACCCTTCTGCCATTTCCTGACTTACGTAATATCCATCTACATTTTCATTACTTTGCTCAGCAGTTTCTTTTAATAAATAATCGAGTGATACTTCAAATACATTTCCAATCATTATTAACTTTTCAGTTTCAGGAAAACCTTGACCGTTTTCCCATTTACTAACCGCTTGCCTTGTTGTGTTTAATTTCTCAGCTAATGCTTCTTGAGAAAGCCCCTTTTCTTTTCTTAATTTAAAAAGCTTCTCACCAAATCCCATATGTGTGTCCCCCTTTGTTTTCTTAACTAAATTGTATGTAAACATAGCCCTTATCTCTATCTTCCTGCGGTTGCACTTTGTCAACTTGCGGTTGCGATTGTGTTATATAGCGTTTTTTTTCTATACTTAGAACGTTAATAAAAATAGCGCTTCCTAATAGTCCATTTGTTGTTATCAAAATAAAAAAACTCCTTAATTCATTTAAAGGAGTTTTCAATGTAAGATATTTCATTGATTCATATATCTTTCTCTAGATATAAAATACCTTTTTGTATCACGATTCTTACCTTTAATAAACATATCCTTCTGAATTGTATATTTGTACTCCATATTCAAACGTTTCATTAATTTTTCAGATGCTTCATTTTCTGAATCACATCCCGCTTCAATACTATTAAGATGCAATTCATGAAAACCATAGTAGAAAAAAGCTAACACAGCCTCCGTAGCTAATCCTCTTCCCCAATATTTTCGAGATAAGGCGTATGCAATTTCTGCTGTATGTGTGACCAAATCATATTTTATAAATCCACACGTGCCTATAAGTTTTTTTTCCTCTTTTAATACAATTCCAAGAGGTGCTACTTGCCCTCCATTGTACTGACCCACAATTTCTTCTATATAGTTATATGTGTCACATAACGATCGATGAGCATCCCATACAGTAAAAGTTGTCATCTCTTTATCTGTAGCATACTCATATATATGTAAACTATCACTCATATTCATTTTCCTTAACATAAGTCGTTTCGTATACAAAGTTGGATATGACCACTTCTCAATAATCATAACGGTTTCTGTTTAAACCTTTCATAATTCCTTACCTTTAATAAAAGGATATTCCCACAATCTGTACAAATATAAGCATCCACCGGCGAAGATGTGAACATCGTTTCCTTTTTCCGTATTTGTGCATATCCGACAAACTCACCTTCTCCTATATTTTGAGAACCACAATTAGAGCATGTCTGCACGGCTTTTTGTTTCATGAGAGCACCACCTTTAATCTGTTTCTACTCCCTTCGACAGTTCACTTCCATTTCCCTTCCAAAAAACCTCTTATTCTCTCACATTTCAACAGGAATCTCAAAACAAAAATCGTATATGTACTATGAAATATATTTATTAACGGAGGAATTTTATGACTACTGTTATGACACTCGATATGGCAACAGAAATTGAAAATGCAGAAATTGATATGCTCTCTTCTAAATTAGAGAGACTACAAACAATGAGCGGAAACCCAATGCAAGTGCAAATGAAAAAATTCGGTAGTGCCACTGCCTTTTCATCAAAAATAATTGCTGGTCCTGCTTTTAATACGGTAAAAGGTATTACAAATGCAGATGCGATTGATGCAATCATTTCTTATTATGAATCACTACAAATCCCTTGTCGTTTTGAAATTACCCCAGCACAAGGTACAACTGAATTATTTCAATACTTATCTCAAAAAGGATTTTATCAATCTAGCTTCCATACTGCTTTGTATAGTATACCGAGAGAGGGTTCATCACTTCTTCCTTCTAATATTACAATACGAAAACTAAAAGAAAATGAGTTTGATATTTTTGCAGACATTTATGTACGTGGATTTAATATGCCATCCTTTACAAAAGATGGCGTCCGCCAAAATAACGAAATTCTCTACAATAAACCTGGCTGGTATTTTTTCATAGCCGAAGTTCAAAACACTCCTGCGAGTATAGGAGTTCTCTATATAAATAACGGTGTTGCTTCATTAGCTTCTTCTGCTACTTTGCCAGAATTTCAACGTAAAGGCTGTCATACCGCATTAATTCAAAAACGAATTGAAATAGCTATTGAAGCCAATTGTAAGTTAATAGTTGGACAAGCAAGGTTCGGTAGCGGCAGTCAAAATAATATGGAACGTGCCCATATGAAAATTGCTTATACGAAATCTATATGGACTGCAAAAGAAATATAATTAACACTCTTTCTCTTCTCATTACAATTTTATACATTTCATGACAATTCCTTTTCTATCCTATTAATCATTTGAATATTCGAACTAGATTTGATACGCTATTACTAGATACATCATTCAACTTGCAATATGAAAAGAGCATTCTAATCAAACTACAAGGAGGAGAAATGTATGACTAAACATGATCATGGTTTAAAAGAAAAAGTAGAAGGTGCCATTGATAAGGTAAAAGGTGAAGTAAAAGAAGTTGTCGGGAAAGTAACTGACAATAAGAAATTACAAGCTGAAGGAAAATGGGATAAGGTGAAAGGCACTGCTAAAGATACAGTTGGTAATGTGAAAGAAAAAGTACATGAATATAAGGAACATAAGAAAGAAAAATAAAAAAGAGCCCATCGGCTCTTTTTTTATTTTCCTTCATTCTTCTCTAACACGTATAAATCTTCTTCGATATTCGTTAATTTCTCACTTACAAGCTTTCTTGCATCTCCAATTGCTTGATTGTATGCAAATGGTCCAACTAATTTAATCATTTCTTCTATTAAACGCTCTGCTTGGAAACGTCCAATTTCATCTAGATCTTCTTCCATGAAAAATTGCTGAATTTGCGCTACAAGCTCTTCTTTTTTATCATTTGGTATTTTTATATTCATCATCGTTGTTACTCCTCTATATTTAAGATAATATCTTCCTTAACTCTACCATAGAAAAACGATTACCAGGACAGCTTTTTGTAACTCCTTCTAACTCCCTATGACCTAGTATATTTTTTTCCTTTATAGCAAATTGCTTCATAAACATTTTGCATAAAGAATATAATGCATTCACTTGTGCAGGAGTTGGATCGTATTTATCGAAATTTCCCGTCATACATATTCCAATTGTATAACGGTTATGGTCTTTCGCATGCGCTCCAATATGTAAACCTCGTCCTTCCACTACAGTTCCATCTTCTTCAATAAAATAATTGTAACCAATCCCGCTCCACCCCCGTACTTTTTGATGAAATTCATGCGTTTTATACACGTCCCATCCATCTTCAGCTGTATGGTGAATAATCAGTTGATTTACTTTTTCTAAAGGAACTAATTCATCTTGAAATGTTAGATTGACACATTTAATTTCCATTTGAACTGCCTCCTCTTAAAAATCAATCATAATAATCGTTTTATCATCTGGCCTTATTCTCTTTTCCGCTTCTAGCTCTTCAATGATTGCTATATATTCGTTTATACTATTCTTTCTTATATATGCAACAGTTTGTTCTAATGACCAATCTGGGTGGAATAACCCGTCTGAACAAATAAAAATTCCACTCACTTCATCTATATGTAATTCACCATGTTGTAAATAATGTATCGCTTCTTTCATTCCATTTGCAACTGAATAACCATTTGGCATATTTGCAAGATAACGATTGTATTTTAACTGTTGTCGCACATCTTGAAAAACATGTTCTTCTGGTACAGATAACCCTTTTTTACGATCTTCTTCCCTCTTCTTTTTTGCTCGTTTACTAATTCCTTCAACTGTGTCTTTCGTTAATACTTGCATCGTTCCATTTTGAAAAGTTGCGACAATCATACAGTCCCCAAGCTGCGCATATTCAATTTTCTCACCAACTATTTGAACTGCCGCGATACATGTGCACCACAAATGCTCTTTTTTTCCCATGTCTACTTCATATTCTAACATTTTGCTTTGCAATGCTTCATTTGCTTTGGCAACTGCAAATTGTAAACTATGATTCTCTCGTAATGCAGTAAAATAACTTGCAAATAAATGCGAAGCGATGTATGCTCCATTATGTCCCTTTTCATCACGAAACGGGACAAGTGGTGTTGCACCGTCACATACACCATAAATCTTTTTTTCTTTATTACAAAAATAAGAATCCTCACATTCTTGCTTCAACGGGCTTTTCTGTTGATATGTTTTTATCTTCACAACTGTATCCCCTTTCAAATAATAAAATACTCAAATTCTTTTGATTAATCTAATTTACCGAAATAAACTGTTTTTACCCAAAACTTTCAATATCATATATAATCTTGAAATAATATGAATTTTTCAGTGAAGGACGGGAAAGAAATGGTCAGATTCCTTGGTGTTATTATCGGTTCTATTATTATTGCGGTTGCCTTTAATCTTTTCCTTATCCCCCACAAAATTTTAAGTAGTGGAATTGGCGGAATTGCTATTATTTTAGGGATTGTAACCCCTGTAAACACAGGCATTATTAACTTTGTATTAAACTTACCTATCCTTATTTTAGGGTACATAGGTCTTGGAAAAAAAGTAATTTTTAACACAGTTGTCTCTGTAGTTGTATTATCTGTTGCATTATACTACGTTCCAGTAAAAGTCGTAGCAACAGATCCATTGTTATCTTCTATCTTCGGAGGTGTCATCGCCGGAGCTGGTATTGGTCTTGTTTTTAACTGTAATGGATCCACTGGTGGATTTGATATTATCGGTATGCTTTTATCCCGCAAGCGAGACATTAAACTTGGCGGATTCCTTATTATTTTAAATGCAGTCGTTGTAATAATCGCAGGATTCTTCTTCACCTGGGATGTTGCACTTACAAGCTTACTTTCAATTTATGTAACCGGTAAAGTAATTGATGCTGTTCATACAAAACATCGTAAAGTTACACTTATGATTGTAACAAATGAAGCAGAAAAAATGAAAAAACAACTTCTTTCAACTGTTGTACGTGGAATAACGTTACTTGATGGCGAAGGTGCTTATTCAAGCGAGAAAAAGCGTGTACTTATGACCGTCGTTTCTCGTGAAGAATTAGCAAGTATGAAACTAACAATTTCTGAAATCGACCCGAATGCATTCGTTAATATTACAGAAACTGTAGAAGTGTTAGGACTTTTCAGAAGAAGTTAAAGACTAGGTGGGAATCCACCTAGTCTTTATTTTGCATAAATTCAATTCGGTTTCCAAATGGATCTGACACGTAAAATCGAATTACATCTGGCCGTGCATAATCATCAATCACTTTAACACCTTGCTCTATAAGTGTTTGCTTAAATTCATTAATTTCATTCACATAAAAAGCTGGATGAGCCTTTTTAGCTGGTGTAAAGTTCCGCTCGACACCAATATGAATTTCTTGATTTCCGCATTTAAACCAACATCCGCCTCGTTTTTTCAACTCTTCTGGCTTTGGAATTTCTTCCATACCAATCATATTCCCATAAAAATCACGCGCCTCTTCTTCACACCCTACAGGTGCAGCTACTTGCACGTGATTAATCCCTTGAATATAATTTTTCATTTCCTCTCCCCTCCTCTACCCTAATGTTATATGGAAAACAGCCGTCTGTAACTTACAAAAGGTTTATAAAACAATATAAGCTCCCCTTATTACCACCCTGCATTCACCTTACAAAAAATAAAAAAAACAAAATTTATTCTATAACTTCCATTTTTTATAGAAATACACATTACATCTATATTATAGTTATGAATAGACAAATCTTTTTAGATGCTATTTGTACGGAGGAACTATTATGAGTCGTAAAAAATATTCACCAACTCAAAAAAAACGTCATCCGAACATTTCTAGACGTTTGCGAAACCATATACAAGATCGTTCATTAACAGAAATGTACGCATCTCTGTTCGAACACAATCCTGATAGTATTATTTCATTAAATTTAGAAGGAGTTATTCTACATATAAATCCTTCTGCCGAAAGAATATTAGGTTACACTTCTTTAGAATTAGAACAGAAAAATATTACCTCTATTTTAGAAGCCCATATTTCTGAGCAAGTATTACAAAATATAAAGAATACTGAAGCGGATAATCAACAAGAGTATATCTTATCTATTTATCATAAAAATGGATTCTTATTAGATGTTGTGACAAAACTAGTTCCTATTTTTGTTCAAAATCGTCTTACTGGCGTATATGCTATTATGAAGCCGCTTGAAAAATCAGAAAGAATTGAGAATATGCTAAAAGAAAGTGAGAAGAGATTACGTACATTAGTAAACTCCATGCCTGCCTTTGTTATATTTAAAGATCATGAAGGGCGCTGGCTTGAGGCAAATGACTACGCACTTTCTTGCTTCAATTTCCATCATGTACCTTACCATGGGAAAAAAGATAGCGAACTCATTCAATATAATGAAGCATACCGAGAAGCTTTTTTACATTGTGAAGAAATTGATGAACTAGCATGGCAACAAAGACAAATTCTTCATGGCGAGGAATTTATTATACATAGAGATGATTTCGATCTAATCTTAAGTATATCAAAAGTCCCGCTTTATCATCCTGACGGTTCTCGCAAAGGTCTTATCGTGATGGGGAGAGATGTTACTGAGCTAAAAGAAACTGAAAAGTTATTACGAAAATCTGAGAAGCTCGCAGTAGTCGGACAACTGACAGCTGGAATTGCCCATGAAATTCGAAATCCACTCACTTCTCTAAAAGGTTTTCTAACGTTGCTCCTCCCTGAAATAAATGAGGAGCAAAAATGGTATATCGATGTTATGTTAAGTGAGATTTCACAAATGGAATCCATCACGAGTCAATTTATGGCGATGTCTAAGCCACAAGTATTATCTATCCAAACTTGTAACATACAAACTTTAATTGAAGAGGTAGTTACATTTATTTTACCGACTGCAATTATGCATAGCGTTCATATCATCATGGATCATTTTGATTACGTATATGATATTCAATGTGACGGTAACCAATTAAAACAAGTTTTTATAAACATATTAAAAAATGCGATAGAAGCGATGCCAAATGGCGGAAATATTTTCATCCAAACAAAACCATTAGAGGATAATTTCATCTTAATACGAATTATCGATGAAGGTTGTGGCATTCCAGAAGATCGTATCTCCCGTCTAGGCGAACCTTTTTATAGTTTAAAAGAAAAAGGCACAGGACTAGGATTAATGATGTGTTACAAAATAATTGAAGAACATCATGGTAAATTACACATTTCAAGCGAATTAAATAAAGGTACAATTGTTGATATTAAGCTACCACTTTCTTCATCTCATCTTGCAATCCAGTCTTAAATAAAAAAGAAGCATCTGCTAATGATTAGCAGATGCTTCTTTTTTAAAATGCTTTGTCATACCACTCTTTTGCTTTTTCTACTTCACCCATCGTTAATTGATGCCCTCGATTTTCCCAATGCATTGTTACATTCGCGTTTGCATTTTCTAATAGTACCTTCAATTCCTCTGACTCTGCTGATGAACAAATTGGGTCATTTGTCCCAGCAGCAATAAATACAGATTTCCCTGCTAAATTTGCTAATTGCATTCCTCTTCTTGGTACCATTGGGTGATGAAGCACAGCACCTTTCAATGCATTTTCGTAATGGAATAATAAGCTTGCTGCGATATTTGCCCCATTCGAATAACCGATAGCTACAATGTTATTTCTATCGAATTTATATTCTTTAGCCGCTTCATCTAAAAATTCATTTAATTCCTTCGTACGGAAAATTAAATCCTCTTCATCAAAAATGCCTTCTGCTAATCGGCGGAAGAAACGCGGCATCCCATTCTCTAACACATTTCCCCTAACGCTTAATACCGACGCTTCCGGATCAACTATTTCTGCAAGTGGTAGTAAATCTAATTCATTACCACCTGTGCCATGAAGTAATAACAACACTGGTTTTGACGTATCTTTTCCTTTTTGAAAAACATGTTTCATCATAATCCTTTTCCCCCTTCAATCACTTTAATCTAAATTTCTCACTTCAAATGGTAAAAGCGTTTGTTCAATCTGTTTTCTATGTTGTTCATATTGTTCCGGTAACTTTAATTCCTCACCCATCGTCTCTAACGATTCATCATGAGCGAAACCAGGAGGATCTGTTGCAATTTCAAATAAGATTTCACCATGTTCTCTAAAATAAATCGCGTTAAAATAATTTCGATCTTGTACAGGAGTTACGTGATATCCAAAACGCGACACATGCTCTTTCCAGTCTAGCTGATCAGCATCGTCACTCGCTCTCCAGGCAATATGATGAACTGTGCCAACGCCCATTTGGCCACGACCGATTGTTGATAATTTCAAATCAATAATATTTCCAATGTCAGCAGAAGAACGGAATCGAACAAATTCACCCTCTTCTCCAATTTTCTCAAGACCCATAATATGTTCTAATAATTCAGCTGTTTTTTGAGGCTGTGTAGATAAAAGAACAGCACCTCCAAACCCTTTAATTGCTACTTCTGGTGTAACTTCTCCAAAACTCCAATTATTTAATTCGCCTTCTTCTCTTTCAACTAATTCTATATGCAAACCATGCGGATCATCAAATTCTAAATACCGCTCTCCAAAACGATTCATTTTTGTATACGAAACATCGAATTTTTCTAATCTATTTTCCCAAAACTCCATTGCACCTTTTGGTACAACGTAAGACGTAATTCCTACTTGACCATCTCCAATAATACCTTGACGAGCACCTGTCCATGGGAAAAACGTAATAATTGTTCCAGGCTTTCCTCCTTCATTTCCAAAATAAAGATGGTACGTACCTGGATCATCAAAATTCACTGTTTGTTTCACTAAACGTAACCCCAATACACCAGCATAAAAGTCTACATTTTCTTGTGGATGCCCTACAATCGCTGTAATATGATGGATTCCCATTGTTTTCTTTTCCATTTCTTCCACCCCTTTTTTATTTCATTATAAAAATTCTTTTACATTTAAATTCATTATTCATTTTGTCCATGCTACAAAGTAAAATCCGTCATTATAATTTTATCTCGAATTCGAGATATTAATTACAAGATTACGTATCGGTGTCTAACCTATTAAATTATCTCGAATTCAAGATAATTCACAAAAAATATTTGTTCGATTTATAACCATAATAAATTTTCATTATGAACATTTATTATCTCGAACTCAAGATTTATTATAAGTTACTTATTTTTTATTGTCAATAAGTCCTTACTTTCATTTTACATGTAAAAAGAGTAAACGCTATTCACCGTTTACTCTTTTTGCAAATCATTTCTTTTCTTCTTCCAATACTGCTTCCATCTCATTAAATTCACGATGTATCGCTTTAACTGGTTCTTTCGTTAATAAACTTACAATAATAACAGCTAATAAGCTACAGAAGAATCCAGGTATCATTTCATACATAGTCGCTTTTAAACTTGGAATTTGTACCCAAGTAATAACAACTAATGCCCCGACAATCATCCCAGCAAGAACGCCCCATTTGTTCGTTCTCTTCCAATATAAACTTAATAAAATTGCTGGTCCAAATGCTGATCCAAATCCTGCCCAAGCATATCCAACAAGCGTTAAAATTGTATCACTCGGATGATACGCTAAAACAACTGCAATCATCGCTACAACTAATACTGACAGCCTACCGATAAATACAAGTTCTTTATCACTTGCATTACGACGGAAAAATGTTTTATAGAAATCTTCCGTTACGGCACTTGAAATAACAAGTAATTGTGAGGAAATACTACTCATAATCGAAGCCAAAATAGCTGATAATAAAAATCCTGTAATGTACGGATGGAATAAAATATTTGAGAATGTTACAAAGACCATTTCTGGGTCTTGTAATGTCGCATTATTTTTAGCATAATAAGCGATACCAATTAGACCAGTAAGCATTGCACCTATAATTGAAATCGTCATCCAACCGATACCAATTCTACGAGAAGTTTTTAAATCTTTAATAGAGGTAATTGCCATAAAGCGGACAATAATATGTGGTTGACCAAAATACCCAAGACCCCATGCTAAAAATGAAATAATACCAAGCATTGTAGTCCCTTTAAACATATCTAAATGTGATGCATCAACTTGCTTAATCGTATTGAATGTTTCTGTTACACCACCGACATCCGTAAAAGCAACAATTGGTACTAGTACAAGTGCAATAAACATAATACAACCTTGCACAAAGTCCGTCCAACTTACAGCTAGAAAACCACCAAATAGTGTATACGCAACAACGACACCCACTGTTACAAATAAACCAATTTTATAATCAAGGTTAAAAGAATTTTCAAACAAACGTCCACCTGAAACTAAACCAGCCGACGCATAAAATGTGAAAAATACTAAAATGACGATAGCGGAGACAAAACGAAGTATTTTCGTACGATCTTTAAACCGATTTTCTAAAAAGTCTGGAATCGTAATTGAATCATTTGCCACTTCTGTATACGTTCGTAAACGCGGGGCAATGATTAAATAGTTTGCATAAGCACCTATTAATAAACCTATCGCAATCCATACACTTGATAATCCTGTTGCATACATCGCACCAGGTAATCCCATTAGCATCCAACCACTCATGTCAGAAGCACCAGCTGATAAAGCTGTAACTGCTGGACCGAGTCCCCTTCCGCCTAACATATAATCTGATAAATTGGATGTCTTCTTATAAGACCAATATCCGATATACAACATACCTGCCATATAAATAGC
This genomic interval from Bacillus thuringiensis contains the following:
- a CDS encoding YitT family protein, with protein sequence MVRFLGVIIGSIIIAVAFNLFLIPHKILSSGIGGIAIILGIVTPVNTGIINFVLNLPILILGYIGLGKKVIFNTVVSVVVLSVALYYVPVKVVATDPLLSSIFGGVIAGAGIGLVFNCNGSTGGFDIIGMLLSRKRDIKLGGFLIILNAVVVIIAGFFFTWDVALTSLLSIYVTGKVIDAVHTKHRKVTLMIVTNEAEKMKKQLLSTVVRGITLLDGEGAYSSEKKRVLMTVVSREELASMKLTISEIDPNAFVNITETVEVLGLFRRS
- a CDS encoding peptidoglycan recognition protein family protein, which produces MEIKCVNLTFQDELVPLEKVNQLIIHHTAEDGWDVYKTHEFHQKVRGWSGIGYNYFIEEDGTVVEGRGLHIGAHAKDHNRYTIGICMTGNFDKYDPTPAQVNALYSLCKMFMKQFAIKEKNILGHRELEGVTKSCPGNRFSMVELRKILS
- a CDS encoding ABC transporter ATP-binding protein — encoded protein: MSNLLEIENLSKSFGNKVVLRDVSFNVPSGSIVGFIGDNGAGKSTTFKTVLELISKDSGTVKIFGKENINKDAKLKEKIGVVFDAMNLPAHLTIKQLNKVFEKMFESWDQDNFYRLVNTFSLPTNEKVGKFSRGMSMKLTIAVALSHNAKLLILDEATGGLDPSSREEVLEELKSFVGKSNGGILLSSHIMSDVEKIASHLVIIKDGEILLNEEKDKVLDSYAIVDVDEEQLTLINKDIVVARRGHGSYFNVLVSDVHKLPSGIAHRTISIEEMSILLTRSEK
- a CDS encoding GNAT family N-acetyltransferase, producing MTTVMTLDMATEIENAEIDMLSSKLERLQTMSGNPMQVQMKKFGSATAFSSKIIAGPAFNTVKGITNADAIDAIISYYESLQIPCRFEITPAQGTTELFQYLSQKGFYQSSFHTALYSIPREGSSLLPSNITIRKLKENEFDIFADIYVRGFNMPSFTKDGVRQNNEILYNKPGWYFFIAEVQNTPASIGVLYINNGVASLASSATLPEFQRKGCHTALIQKRIEIAIEANCKLIVGQARFGSGSQNNMERAHMKIAYTKSIWTAKEI
- a CDS encoding CsbD family protein; translated protein: MTKHDHGLKEKVEGAIDKVKGEVKEVVGKVTDNKKLQAEGKWDKVKGTAKDTVGNVKEKVHEYKEHKKEK
- a CDS encoding VOC family protein, whose translation is MKNYIQGINHVQVAAPVGCEEEARDFYGNMIGMEEIPKPEELKKRGGCWFKCGNQEIHIGVERNFTPAKKAHPAFYVNEINEFKQTLIEQGVKVIDDYARPDVIRFYVSDPFGNRIEFMQNKD
- a CDS encoding helix-turn-helix domain-containing protein; the protein is MGFGEKLFKLRKEKGLSQEALAEKLNTTRQAVSKWENGQGFPETEKLIMIGNVFEVSLDYLLKETAEQSNENVDGYYVSQEMAEGYVVYGQKISKYIALGFSLLILSTIPYLLFKENATMSTFLVIIVAVLGIGAMMVPVTIEESRYNVLKKEELLFDQNFLKELTKRYATLKKRYAAVMIVGFCFIAAGAIPFLFEKKHITSGELVQYYPYCVVLIAIGVYLFVRVLGVLEVYRILVENKEYSNRFIFKLKKKVREKVDNF
- a CDS encoding PP2C family serine/threonine-protein phosphatase; this translates as MKGDTVVKIKTYQQKSPLKQECEDSYFCNKEKKIYGVCDGATPLVPFRDEKGHNGAYIASHLFASYFTALRENHSLQFAVAKANEALQSKMLEYEVDMGKKEHLWCTCIAAVQIVGEKIEYAQLGDCMIVATFQNGTMQVLTKDTVEGISKRAKKKREEDRKKGLSVPEEHVFQDVRQQLKYNRYLANMPNGYSVANGMKEAIHYLQHGELHIDEVSGIFICSDGLFHPDWSLEQTVAYIRKNSINEYIAIIEELEAEKRIRPDDKTIIMIDF
- a CDS encoding DUF2164 domain-containing protein; the encoded protein is MMNIKIPNDKKEELVAQIQQFFMEEDLDEIGRFQAERLIEEMIKLVGPFAYNQAIGDARKLVSEKLTNIEEDLYVLEKNEGK
- a CDS encoding GNAT family N-acetyltransferase — encoded protein: MIIEKWSYPTLYTKRLMLRKMNMSDSLHIYEYATDKEMTTFTVWDAHRSLCDTYNYIEEIVGQYNGGQVAPLGIVLKEEKKLIGTCGFIKYDLVTHTAEIAYALSRKYWGRGLATEAVLAFFYYGFHELHLNSIEAGCDSENEASEKLMKRLNMEYKYTIQKDMFIKGKNRDTKRYFISRERYMNQ
- a CDS encoding ABC-2 transporter permease, producing the protein MKGLLLTNYYLVYRTFFLFMGIAILGSGFVFYFGNASMYRLIATFTILFAAIPALEVIKYESKSGYEKYVLTLPVTRNNIVQSHYLFYFLVVIIGTLLSCGIFYVHSFVSDTPIDNDIFKSVSLGTFIILNAGAIAYPLLYVLGAEKSDAITIGGACGGLVTYFGLQSVIGYLIEQFPISNLNLSVYVSILYTIFGVIIYIFSFVISVFIYRKKEF